The sequence AATCAACTAAATAACACAACCACGTATTTGGTAGGTTGTTACAAATTTGTGATTTCTGGACTGTGGCTGACAGCAAGTCACATCAACAAGGTGAGAGGTAGAAAGAAACTAGGAGATGGTGTCTAGCAAATATGGAAGAAAGAAGGTATTATGATCAAGTTATACTATTAGTAAGTGCAGTAACTAAAAAACGGAGGTTAAGCAACAGAATAGTCCACAAAGCATAGTGACAGTTACATAAATATTTTGATGATATGAATAGAAACATTTCAAGAGATGTGTGAAACCAGCAGCAATGCTGCATACTGAGCAATTATATTTTTTCAAGGGTGTAGAATAAAATGACAACTCAGTGAGAAGTCAGGTATGAGAAATGGATCTTCTacatctgttttgttcattatCTTCCAAAACAGAAAACTTGATCTACTACTTATTTATAATAAGAGGATTATACCACTTATTTATTCACAAGCTATGAAATGGCTggtcttaggggaaaaaatgagaatcAACAAAAATAATCTTTGCTACTCAAGTGTTCAATAAATTCTAAATTCTCTAATATTCACTGAAGATGTACAGAAATAAAAACCCATCATATACAAAATTTTAGGTATAAAATTTAGGTATAATACCAGATGTGTAAGAATCAGAAGTGAGGCCAGGACTTTGGCAAAGATTTAGTGAAAAAGGAAGGACCCAGGATGACTGTTGATAGACCTGCTGAAATTAAAAACCATATAAAGGTCCAAAGTTAAACCTTTATAAATGCTTTtttgggggaggcagggaggaaggaaggaggcaggcaCAGCTAGGGAATTAAAGAGAATAACTCTCTCTTTACAGAAACATTTCAGTGGATTCTAGCGGTAAACGAAGGGTGGATAGATGGTAGGGGTAGCAAGATTCAACAAATGGCTGAATTTATATCAATGGAGAGTCACTGTCATTTTATAAGTAACCATTATCAGTTTCAGCAGcacataaaatgaaatgcaaagcaAAGGCTAGATACAGGGAGCTTGGCTTACTAACTACTATATCCCTCCCACACACTACGCTAAGTGCTAGGAATACCAAAATATATATGGCAAGACTGCTATCCTCTCAAGAAAATCAGTTTAATTTGCGTAACAGACATACAAATAATATGCATGGTTCTACTATCTAGGTAGAAAGAACAAGGTTTTCAATCTTatcttccaggtaagaataacTTGCACTTCAAATTCATGTCAGGCTTGTGATCTTTGAATTTATAACAGGTAAAAGATATATGAATTAGAGCAAGActtcagataaaaaataaattatttccttgGTGTTCGTTTTCTTGAGCTTACACATTTACAGGGGAACCATTACTCACCGTTACAATATTCATTCTGTATAAGCATATGATCATCTTCTGCCCATGCAGAGAAGTAACGAACTACATGAGAATGTTGCCCAAGCACTGCATGAGCGTATACTTCTCTCAAAGCATTCTGCCTAGAAGTTTGAGATTAAGAGAATcgtaaatcatttttatttaagataAACTGAGTTAACTTATCTGAAAGTTCATAAGAGAATCTTGACTTCTGGATCTATCATTCATTATGCTGAAGAACAACTTGCTTAAGAGAGAGGAGGATTAAAACTCTGTATGAGATTTTCCCAAAGGCTTCCATTAAAgaatctggagtaggaaatggcaacccactccagtattcctgcctggcaaattccacacagaggagcctggtgagctaccgtccatggagttgcaaagaatcagacatgactaagcacacatcaTGCCATTTAAGAATGTTAGAAAGAAGGAATCTTGCTGGTCCTATGATTCAGGGAAGATAAAATTCTACTCTGTGAATTCATGGATGctattagaaatagaaaatttaagtTAGGTTCCAAGATCAGACTCCTCATATTATTCTATCAAATCCAATAAAAActaatggggaaaaaattaattaattaattaaaaaaaaaaaactaatggcACAAAATGAAATGGATCagatttaaatcattataacttcTCAAATATTAGAGGTTAAATTCAGTGACTGACCACCTAAAACCTTAACATTTCTAACACCATACTGATGAACAAAAGAGCAAAAGACAAAATCTTTAATACATACTCATCAACAGAGCCGGCCAATGGCTTTTTTGATCGCTTTATGGCATAAACGCATCCATCCAGCCTCTTCACACATTTAAACACAGAACCAAATTCTCCAGAACCAATCTTCTCTAGCTCATGAAATTCTGTTGTATACCGAGACTTCATATTGCTTTCAGTAATTGTAATTCTCTGTAATAAAAAgtgtatccatatatatataatataaaggtATGAAAGTGATTTTTTCACTAAGGTGATAAcactatgaaatttaaaaattttatcttgttttaatgcttatttaacttgtatatatgggctttccttgtggctcagttggtagagaatctgcctgcaatgcaggagacctgggtcaatccctgggtcagggagatcccctggagaatgaaatggcaacccactccagtactctttcctggagaattccatggatagaagagctgggcaggctatacagtccatggggtccaaagagtcagacatgactgagtggctttcaacTTCAACATGTATATATGATAGCTTGTTAAGTAGTAAACAAATATCAAaaccaataaaaggaaaaaaatttttaaaaaccaataaaaaagaaatcaaaagctacTGACTTTAGCAGGTCTTGTTTCATCTTCAAACTCATAATCACTGGCTTCCATGTCTTCACCACAGgaactgaaaaatattattttttctatcaaTATATTTGACAGATCCATCAACTAGAGATCCAAAACTATCTGATAGatatatagcaaaatgaaaatttaatgaatgaaaacCGAAAAGAAAGCATTTACTTTTGTAATGACAAGATACAGCccaagtgatgaaaatgttcctgTTTAGatataccaccaccaccacacatatCAAAATTAAAGCCTTTCTAAATCAACTTTCTCTGCTTGCCTCATTTTGACACCAGCAGATGTACTAGAATTTAtctagactttttctttcttcctttcccacgCCACTCTTTCCCATAGCTGATTCCTGAAAATTGCTAGTAATGGAGAAAATTCTCGGCCCATAAACTTCCAAATTATTTggttgaaattaaattttaagtatGCCAAACCAATCTTGGGTGGTTGAGGAACCAAACTGTTGAAAATAAATAACGTACTCATTCCAATATGCTCTCTTTCTTCTACGACACTGTCCTGAGGAATGCAGTAACAGAGAATCTGGAGTAAAAGGATTAATATTCACTTGAGGAGTCTGTCGAACGTCAAATTccctttttcctgatttttctgtATCCATGAATAGAGAGCCACCTCGGAGTTTAACAGAACTGGAATCGATTCCTCGAGCTTTGgagagcaaactctaggagaggAAAATAAATGCTTAGGATTCAAGCGCTATAGATAGCCTTCTCAACCTAATTTTGAACAAGTCTTTCTCCTGGCTGAATGTGTAGGTCAAAGCAACACACCAACCCTTAGTTAATCTTTCAAGCAAAATAGACAGTGGTTTACTTAGGAGCCTGAAGCTGGATACTAACCACCTTTCCTGAAAAAGTCACGTAAAACAGGACTCTAACCCTAAAAGGAATATgaatgaaaactaaaattaagTTCACTCTAGGAGCTAAAAGTTAAGAAACCTTTCAATCCATCTAAAAATAGAAAGCATTCTGGGAGTCCCATAAaagctcccctcccccatccaagTAGGGCTTTGAAAGCCACCTCCATAGAGCTCCTCCCCTCAATTCCAGACTTGCCTTGGGCAAGTCGGCCAATAAAAAGTAAGGCACAAAAAGCACACATCTCCTGAGGTTTATGACTAGTAGTCTGGACTGAGACTCACTTTAAAAGGTACATTTTCCACATTAATCTTTTAAGTTCGATACTGTCTGAATTTCGGGAAGTGTCTGCTTTGAAATCTGCTGTTACTTCTAAAGTTCTACAAGTGGTAATCTGCATACTCACTTGCCACTCAACACACAGGTGCTGAATACCTACTTCTTTAAGAGACATTATCAATGGTATGAAAGCCTGAGGGTCCAGGAGACAATATCCACGCTGGTTTTTTACAGTTGGACCTTCCTAATCCAGACACTTCGACTGATCAAACTCGGGAACTGCAAACCCAAGGGTGTAAACAAACGCTtaccaaataaaatattctttccgGAAAGAGGCTTAAACGCTACCCCGAGTTCTATACGAGCCTTTTAAAGACTGTAAATACTTGAAGGCCAGCCTTTTCTCCCAAGTCGAAGCGCAGTCTCCCTCTGTATCTCAAACTTTCCCCCAAAAGGCCACCTGATACGAAACGataagtgcattttttttttttctaaaccgaACTCCTGCGTGCGCCGCCCAAATTACAGGACTGATCACTGCGTTTAAAAGGCACCAGATGGCTGCGGCGCTGAGGAGTGTCAGATGGCCGGGTCAGCACCACTGGTGCATCCTTCCAAACCGCGTTATCGGTGGCACACTCCCTCCTGCCACGCTCTGGGCCGCCCCGACTCGGCGGGCGTTAAATCGTCAGCCACCTGGACGGTGCCGATCAGCCCCTTTGAAAGATGAAGAAGTTCCAGACGAGGCCCATTGTTCAGTTACATAATCTTAACGGACAACTGCTGGGCAGGGCCCAAAAAAGGGGCTGCCAACTTTTTTGTTACGGCGCCGGAGAGCGAGCGGGGGTGAGGCCGGGCGGTTATGTAACCGAACCCAGGCAGCGCCGCGCTCCGCTCCCGGCGCCGCGGCCTTTTTAAAAGGCTGGGCCGGCGCGGGCTCTGGGCGCCCCGGCGGCCGCGTCCTCTCACCTTGGGGGTGTGCGGCGTGTCGAAGAGCCGCAGCTTGCGGAAGGTCTTGTGGGGCGGGGTGCCCGGGTAGTCCGGCAGCGGCGAGCAGGCGCCCTCTCCGGCCCCGCGCGCCCCGCAGCCCCGCGGCGACGCATCCCCCGGGCCGCCGCAGCGCACTGGCGAGAACGAGCTGCCCAGAAAGTAGGGAGCCGCCGGCGACTTGACCGGCGacgaggagccaaagccctcctCCTCCCACGAGTCGCCCTCGGCCCCGCCGCCCGCCGCGTCCGCGCCGGGGCAGGCGCCCCGCAGCAGcatgtcctcctccagctccCCCGGGCTGCCGGGGATTGTGCCCGGAGAGCGACGGCGCTCGGGCCCGGGCTCTGTGGGGCTCCTCGCGGGCGGCAGCGGCGAGTCAGGCTCCTGAAAAGCCGAGTCCTCCCCGGTGCTGTGGCCGctgccttcttcctcctcttcttcctcctcctcctcacagtCGCTGCAGGGCGAGAAGATCAGCTTCTGCCGCAAGGTGCAGGAGGCCGCGGCgcggcggggcggcggcggcTGTTGCCGGCTCAGGAAGCTCATCGCGCCCCTGGGGCCGGGGCGGAGGACCGGAGAACCTGAGCCCCCGGAGTCCAGGGCTCGGCCGGCCCAGGGGGCGGGTCCGCCACGTGCGACGGGGCGCGCCCGgtggccgcggcggcggcgggcctGCGCGGCGCCGGCAGCGAACGGCGGCTCCGGGACGCTCTGGGCGGCGGCCGGCGGGGGAGGCGGCAGCGCGGGCTGTCCGGCAGAGGCGGGGCGGCCCGGGCGCTGAGTCTGGGGTCTCCGCAGGTCCAGCCGCAGGTTCGGGTTCCGCGGCTTCCCGCGACCGTTAACCACGTGAGCGCCCAGTGCACCAATCCCCGCCCAGCCTAGGGTTTGAAAAAAATGGAGGGCGCGACGTAGCCCGCTGGGGAGGGATCAGCTACGCGATTTTGGCGCGAACTCGCTGGCTCCGCCCCTCCCTCTCGGCGCCGGGCCTGGCAAGGGCGGGCGCGGCGCGGCGGGCCTATGAGCGAGCGGGATGCCTGGGAGCTGGGTCTGGCGCCTCCCGGACTGGGCCCGGCAGGGGACCTTAGGCGGCCCTCTGGGAGGGGCAAAGGTTGAGGGCTGAACTCGGCCGAGCCGAGCGCCAGCCTGGACCCTACATCCTCCGCGCTCTTACGACTCCTCGGAGGTGGAGCTGGACTGGCGGCTGGAGAGCGCCTCAGAGTCCCTGCGGGTCGTGGCGAGCAGGAGACCGCCGTGGCCCTTGATTGCTCCCGGGGGAGACTGACCTTAACATCCCGCATCCCTTTGGTTCCGGCCCCTGGGGCGCATGGGCGTGGCTAAGGGAATTAGGTTCCCAAGTCGAGGTCTGACCGGGGAATGGTAACTCCGGCCTCTGGACTGAAGTGTGTGCAGTTGGGTTAGGCCGACACCAAAAGTCGGAGGAgatggacactactgagcgactgaactgactggaagTCAGAAGGAGGAGACTCGAGTTCTCAGGCGAGGTCCCTGATTGCAGGGcggtctctgagcctctgtttccctcCAGAGAGGCTGTTATGGGCCGGAGTGTCTGCAGCGAGGGGAGTGCCCCCAGACCGCGGTCCTCTTTGCCATCCGcgctgcccacccccccccccccaactcgtTCACAGTAAATAAAGCAGCTCCACACTCGGTCCCAAGCACAAAACCAAGTGCCCACCACGCGGCCACGGTGTTTGTATTTGTTTGCCAGCACGTGGGCAAGTGTTGGCAAAACAGATCGGCTTAGCTTGTTGCAAACTTCAAAGCACCTTGAGAAAAAATTTCTCTAGTACTCCCGTCAAATTGTGATTTATCCGTCCCTTATTGTCGAAAACAGAAGTTTCTGACAGTTTTTTCAGTTGTAACCCCCTAATgaatcttcttccttctcttgttgttttttctccgctttgttttttattctttaggATACATTCAAAGAAGTaggaattactgggtcaaagtATATAAACTGCCAAATTgccctccagaaaaaaaaaattacattctcACTGGCAGTGGATTAAGTACACCCTTTGAGAATTCTGGACATCAGTGGGTATTTAATGTTTGTTGatgtaattttgttttgattcatATCACTGGACAGTTTTCATAGGCTTATGGCGCTTCATGAATATAAACACTTGACCATATATGCTGTTctaacacttttaaaaagttaaaacttaAGCTGGGTTTTTAATAATGGAAACATCTTAATATTTATCACATGGGAAATTCCCTGAGATTATATAACTGAAGAGGCAGTGAAGAGTAAACAGtcattttctccaaatatttgctgatatttctttttttgtgttaatCCAAACTTAATTTTAAGCTAAGACATGAACTCTACTATTTTGTATGTTTCAAGGAGTGCCATTCTCTGAAAAACCAAGGAGTGGTTTTTAGCACCCtcccaaatggcaacccactccagtattcttgcctagagaattccatggacagaggagcctggtgggctacagtccatgggggtcacaaagagttggacgtgactgaagtgacttagcactccaACACCTCTTCTCTCCTAGTGAGAAATATAAATTCTTTGATATGGATAGTTGACATTTTCTCAATTTCATGtgaagtataaataaaaataactctgtAAAACTTATACTATGTTGATCTGTAACATGAATTGTATGTAAAGCAGTGTGCTTCCTAAACACCTCTGCCCCCAAATTTTTTGCCCCAAGCCTCTCCTATATAAAGAATTCTATATATGCTGTTTCTACCTAAGCAAACTCATgctgcctcccacccccttcACTCTTTCATAACATCCTGCTTCATTTCCTTAACAGGCTTTTATCTATCTCAGAGTGTGTTGACTGTTTACTACTATTCCATTCTAGGAAATTAGGTCCTTGAGTATAGGgacctttctttttgtttattgcaGTATTCTGatatggcttcagttcagttcaatcactcagtcgtgtccaactatttgcgaccccatggactgcagcacaccagacttgcctgtccatcgccaactcccagagcttgctcaaactcatgtctattgagtcggtgatgccatccaaccatttcatcctctgtcgtccccttctcctatcttcaatcttgcccagcatcagggtcttttcaaatgagtcagttatttgcatcaggtggccaaaatggagcttcagcttcagcatcagtccttccagtgaatattcatgactgatttcctttaggatgtactggttggatctccttgcaacccaagggacgctcaagagtcttctcaaaaaaaaaaaaaaaagaatcttctccaatgacacagttcaaaatcatcggttctttggcgctcagctttctttatggtccaactctcacatccatacatgactactggaaaaaccgtagctttgactttgtggacctttgtcggcaaagtaaaaTGATATGGCTTAGGTGCTCAGTATTTTTTGAGTGATAATAGGACCCTTACTTACATATTTATTGATTGGTTTATTTTATCTCTCAATATTATTAGTTCATATGGTACAGAAGTCTCCCACTTAACCTTGCAACCCCCCTACCCAAGTCCTCTTCCTGGAGGTGAAAAACTCTTCTAATATTCTTTGTTGACTCTTAACCTTGCCACCTCTCTGCTTCCCTAAACTGGGATGTTCTTAAAATCAACTGGGGCAAAAAGGGTGTGGGTTCCCATTGGGAAGGGAAGATTTCTTGGTTCACACCCAGGTCCTCACACAGAATAGGAGAGGTAAATTCCCACCAGATGTATAGGATGACTGGGGAAAAgacggaatttttttttttttttttttaagtatcgtTAAAAGCGATACTCAGGGCAAAAACCCTTTGACTTTCTCCACTTCCATGTAAAACAGATATTCCCTGCTCCAGACTTTCCACCACACCCTGCGTGGACTATGTAACACCCTTTGTTTACTTGTCTGGCTTCTCTCCTAACCAGGGCTGAGAtcaagttttatttatctttagagCTGCAGAAACCAGCAATGTGCCTTGGCTCCAAaaaaggtgcttaataaatgtttctgGAATAGTTAAAATGTAGTGTTCTTTAGAAAACAAAGCTGCCAAAATGAGGAAGAAACCCAGGCCCTGTCTCCTGCAGCTGAGAACATGGCACAATGTTATAGGTTTAACTGCAGCAATATCCTAACTGAAATTCTAAATGATTGTTccgattttttaaatttcatgctcTTCAGAGTACAGCGCTCACTGTACTGAGAGACGGGGTTATGCCCACCTGCCCCAGGGCATATCTAATTCAAATTTCCTGCTCTTTCCCTACCCTGTGTTGTTTTTAACTGTAGTGTTACTAGGCAGCTTTTGCATCTTGTGGTAATGTTGTAATAACTGAGTAAAAATCATGCCTCTGGGAGAACAAACTTAACCTGTTTCTCTCCTTTACAATGATGATTTACCAAGTAAAAGACTTTCATTCCACTGTTATTGGCCCATTCACCTGCCTTAGCCGCAAAATAAGTCTCCTGCCCTGAAAATTTATAATTGAGAGTCCTAAATCACCTTCTCAAATACTTTTAATATATACAGCACgtaaatatacatgcatattcTCGTAAACGTAAGCCGTGAACTTTTGAATGAAAGGTCCTTGAGAACTAGGAACTAATTTTTCACAGTGATGTAAAGTCTCTAGGAATGTTTCTTAAGActagcctgaaaaaaaaaaaaaaaagactagcctGCTTTTACCCACAGCTGAATCCTTTCTAGCTTATGCTTTTTATTCtggagaaataattttttctaaagaCAAGCCTACTCTAGTagatatctaattttttttttaaagtcatgttGGTCAAATCTGTTTTTCACTTAAAAACCAAATAATATGCTTGAAAAATTCAACTGTCTTTCTTTATCTTCCTGGTGTCTTTACCTGTCCTCTTCTGCTGGTTCTCTCAGCAAACTTCACCTCACTTCAACCCAGCTCTAACTGTTACCAACTGCCATTTGGCTCCAGAATCCAGTTCTCAGGCTAGAATGTGATAACCCCTACCACTGCTCCCATTTTACTTCTCAGGTGTAGTTTAGATTTCTGTACTTTGTCACTTGCCTTAATACCCTCTGATGGATGACATTGTTTGACCATTTCACCAAGTGTTCATCAGCTCACTCTGATACAGAATAACCAAATCCAGTTCCTCCTTAGTTGTTCAGTAGATTAAATGGGAGACTAGCATTGTCCCTTACAAATAGTGTTCAATAAATCTTGTGTGTACTTTTAATTATAGCAAttttttttagagatttttttatgtggaccattttttacagtctttattggttttgttacaatattgcttctgtttttatgttttggtgtttgggccacaaggcatgtgggatcttagctccccaactggggactgaatctgtgccccctgcattggaaggcaaggtcttaactactggact comes from Cervus elaphus chromosome 1, mCerEla1.1, whole genome shotgun sequence and encodes:
- the WEE1 gene encoding wee1-like protein kinase isoform X1, whose protein sequence is MSFLSRQQPPPPRRAAASCTLRQKLIFSPCSDCEEEEEEEEEEGSGHSTGEDSAFQEPDSPLPPARSPTEPGPERRRSPGTIPGSPGELEEDMLLRGACPGADAAGGGAEGDSWEEEGFGSSSPVKSPAAPYFLGSSFSPVRCGGPGDASPRGCGARGAGEGACSPLPDYPGTPPHKTFRKLRLFDTPHTPKSLLSKARGIDSSSVKLRGGSLFMDTEKSGKREFDVRQTPQVNINPFTPDSLLLHSSGQCRRRKRAYWNDSCGEDMEASDYEFEDETRPAKRITITESNMKSRYTTEFHELEKIGSGEFGSVFKCVKRLDGCVYAIKRSKKPLAGSVDEQNALREVYAHAVLGQHSHVVRYFSAWAEDDHMLIQNEYCNGGSLADAISENYRSMSYFTEAELKDLLLQVGRGLRYIHSMSLVHMDIKPSNIFISRTSIPNAASEEGDEDDWASNKVMFKIGDLGHVTRISSPQVEEGDSRFLANEVLQENYTHLPKADIFALALTVVCAAGAEPLPRNGDQWHEIRQGRLPRIPQVLSQEFTELLKVMIHPDPERRPSAMALVKHSVLLSASRKSAEQLRIELNAEKFKNSLLQKELKKAQMAKAAAEERALFTDRMATRSTTQSNRTSRLIGKKMNRSVSLTIY